The Methanolacinia petrolearia DSM 11571 genome has a segment encoding these proteins:
- a CDS encoding transporter substrate-binding domain-containing protein, translating to MTVKVYGAILVLILALAMVFSGCTDTSGENQTSTDGVNVEETTTYIVGIDGEYKPYSYVDTDGNPVGFDVDSIKWIAEKEGFEVEIIPVAWDGIIPALMAGKIDMVYSGMTITDKRLEQVNFSIPYWKVNQSVAINDVNNYTMDDFMSGKYIIGAQSGTSGAQWVEENLIDTGIMPAENFKNTYSTFPLVSEDLKNQRIDFAIYDKPPMLEAIEGKPLSIIGEIDTNEEYGVAIRKSDVELLETINDGLTQLMADPYWEELKTEYGMVE from the coding sequence ATGACCGTGAAGGTTTATGGTGCAATTCTGGTGCTGATTCTTGCACTGGCTATGGTTTTTTCAGGATGTACCGATACATCCGGTGAGAACCAGACATCCACGGACGGGGTGAACGTGGAGGAGACGACGACATATATCGTCGGGATAGACGGTGAATACAAGCCTTACAGCTATGTCGACACGGATGGGAATCCTGTAGGCTTTGATGTAGATTCAATAAAATGGATCGCTGAAAAGGAAGGATTCGAAGTCGAGATTATACCCGTCGCATGGGATGGAATTATTCCTGCCCTTATGGCAGGAAAGATCGATATGGTCTACTCGGGAATGACTATTACAGACAAGAGGCTTGAACAGGTCAACTTCTCGATCCCCTACTGGAAGGTCAACCAGTCCGTTGCAATCAATGATGTAAACAACTACACTATGGACGACTTTATGAGCGGAAAGTACATCATCGGTGCACAGAGCGGAACTTCCGGAGCACAGTGGGTCGAAGAGAACCTTATTGATACAGGTATCATGCCCGCTGAAAATTTCAAGAACACCTATTCTACCTTCCCACTGGTATCAGAGGATCTAAAGAACCAGAGGATAGACTTTGCAATATACGACAAGCCGCCGATGCTTGAGGCAATCGAAGGAAAGCCCCTCTCAATCATAGGGGAGATTGATACAAACGAGGAATACGGTGTTGCAATCAGGAAGTCCGATGTAGAACTTCTTGAGACTATCAACGACGGCCTCACCCAGCTCATGGCAGATCCATACTGGGAAGAACTCAAGACAGAGTATGGCATGGTAGAATAA
- a CDS encoding 2-isopropylmalate synthase, with the protein MFRFLDTTLRDGEQTPGVSLTPEQKLEIATALSDIGIDVIEAGTAVASEGEKEAIRLISDAGLAAECCTYVRARRDDIDSAADCGVDSVHLVVPVSDLHITKKLGKDREAVYDMAMDAVSYAKERGLIVELSGEDASRADIDYLSNLFRDGVSAGADRLCFCDTVGLLTPERTAEIIPRVCHAPLSIHCHNDLGLALANTLTALNSGATCAHVTVNGLGERAGNTPFEEVVMALERLYNYDTGIKKEKIYPLSTLVSRYTRVPLATNKPIVGAMAFTHESGIHAHGLMKDSSTYEPLSPELVGRKRRIVLGKHSGSASVKSALNELGYKPNDKQLNEIVRRIKEIGDRGVRVTDADVMAVADAVMLLECRPVIEMKQFTIVSGNKIIPTASVTMKVNGQEITGAATGAGPVDAALRILQESVSVVGDIRLEEYHVDAITGGTDAVVDVTVKLNRDGRVITSRGARSDIIEASVEAVVSGMNRLLRSENENRSTDSD; encoded by the coding sequence ATGTTTCGTTTTCTGGATACCACACTCAGGGACGGCGAACAGACGCCCGGAGTTTCACTGACCCCCGAGCAGAAGCTTGAAATTGCGACTGCCCTTTCTGACATTGGAATTGATGTTATAGAAGCCGGCACTGCCGTTGCATCGGAGGGTGAAAAGGAAGCCATAAGGCTGATCTCTGATGCAGGGCTTGCGGCGGAATGCTGTACCTATGTGCGTGCAAGGCGTGACGATATCGACTCGGCAGCGGACTGCGGTGTCGATTCGGTTCATCTTGTCGTTCCGGTCTCCGACCTTCATATCACAAAGAAGCTCGGGAAAGACCGGGAAGCCGTATACGATATGGCGATGGATGCCGTTTCCTATGCGAAAGAGAGAGGCTTAATCGTGGAACTTTCCGGCGAGGATGCCTCTCGTGCGGACATCGATTATCTTTCAAACCTGTTTCGGGACGGCGTTTCGGCCGGGGCCGACAGGCTGTGCTTCTGTGATACGGTCGGCCTGCTGACCCCGGAAAGGACAGCGGAGATAATCCCGAGGGTCTGCCACGCACCCCTGAGCATACATTGCCATAACGATCTCGGCCTTGCGCTTGCGAACACGCTTACAGCACTCAACAGCGGGGCGACATGCGCCCACGTGACGGTAAACGGGTTAGGCGAGAGGGCCGGGAACACCCCGTTCGAAGAGGTGGTGATGGCTCTCGAAAGGCTCTACAACTATGATACCGGTATTAAGAAGGAGAAGATCTATCCGCTCTCCACGCTCGTATCCAGGTATACAAGGGTCCCGCTTGCAACGAACAAGCCGATCGTGGGCGCGATGGCCTTCACCCATGAAAGCGGCATCCATGCGCACGGCCTGATGAAGGATTCCAGCACTTACGAGCCCCTCTCCCCCGAACTCGTGGGACGAAAGAGGCGTATAGTACTCGGAAAGCATTCGGGTTCTGCTTCGGTCAAATCGGCGCTGAACGAACTCGGCTACAAGCCTAACGACAAACAGTTGAACGAGATCGTCCGGAGGATCAAGGAGATCGGCGATCGCGGCGTACGGGTTACCGACGCCGACGTGATGGCAGTTGCGGACGCCGTGATGCTGCTCGAGTGCAGGCCGGTTATCGAGATGAAACAGTTTACCATCGTCTCGGGAAACAAAATAATTCCCACGGCCTCGGTGACCATGAAGGTAAACGGTCAGGAGATAACGGGAGCTGCAACAGGTGCAGGGCCGGTCGATGCCGCACTGAGGATTCTTCAGGAGTCGGTATCCGTCGTCGGCGACATCCGCCTTGAGGAGTATCATGTGGATGCGATTACCGGCGGAACGGATGCCGTCGTGGACGTCACTGTAAAACTGAACAGGGACGGCAGGGTAATAACATCGAGAGGAGCAAGATCAGATATCATCGAGGCAAGTGTTGAGGCAGTTGTTTCGGGAATGAACAGACTATTGAGGAGTGAGAATGAAAACAGGAGCACGGATTCTGATTGA
- the ilvN gene encoding acetolactate synthase small subunit, translating to MKQHIISVLVEDRSGVLTRVSGLFSRRGFNIESLAVGTCEAPGMSRITIVACGDDAHIEQVKKQLNKLIEVIKVIDITERSHVERELVLIKVNAEPGKTRSEVMQIADIFRAKIIDVGQETVVLEITGDSEKIRALEELLVPYGILELVRTGKVALQRGAATISPGK from the coding sequence ATGAAGCAGCACATCATCAGCGTACTCGTCGAGGACAGGTCCGGTGTACTGACAAGGGTCTCCGGCCTCTTCTCGAGGCGGGGTTTCAACATCGAGAGCCTCGCGGTCGGGACATGCGAAGCCCCGGGAATGAGCAGGATCACTATCGTTGCATGCGGCGACGACGCCCATATCGAGCAGGTGAAAAAGCAGCTCAATAAACTGATCGAGGTCATAAAGGTCATCGATATAACCGAAAGGAGTCATGTCGAGCGCGAGCTTGTCCTGATTAAGGTTAATGCAGAGCCGGGAAAGACAAGGTCAGAGGTCATGCAGATCGCGGATATTTTCAGGGCGAAGATAATCGACGTCGGGCAGGAGACGGTGGTGCTCGAGATTACGGGTGATTCGGAAAAGATCCGTGCACTCGAAGAGCTTCTTGTTCCATACGGAATTCTCGAACTTGTCCGCACGGGCAAAGTCGCACTCCAGAGAGGAGCCGCGACGATCTCCCCCGGGAAATAA
- a CDS encoding amino acid ABC transporter permease translates to MDLISILIDWAPYLLTGIFVTLGLTAAGLGLGVIIGLPMAIGQVYSTGIRWVDKIMKAFIAVFVWFFRGLPILVLLFLFYFGIFPLMGMGDLAPFFVGAIVLGLRGAAYQSQIFRGAIQSISEGQMTAARSLGMTKLSAIKNVILPQSFRIALPGWSNEYPNILTDSAVCYAIGVAELLTRSSQIASQTYEYTIYLVCAVLFIILNYAGTKGLLILENRIAIPGFSGSGDEKQVFL, encoded by the coding sequence ATGGATCTAATATCAATTCTTATCGACTGGGCCCCTTACCTACTTACCGGCATTTTTGTGACCTTAGGGCTTACTGCAGCAGGTTTGGGTTTAGGCGTGATCATCGGCCTTCCTATGGCAATTGGTCAGGTCTACAGCACAGGGATCAGATGGGTTGATAAAATTATGAAGGCTTTTATCGCCGTCTTTGTCTGGTTCTTCAGGGGACTTCCGATCCTTGTTCTGTTATTCCTGTTCTACTTTGGAATCTTTCCTCTTATGGGAATGGGGGATCTCGCCCCGTTCTTCGTTGGCGCTATCGTTTTAGGCCTGAGAGGTGCAGCCTACCAGTCACAGATATTCAGGGGCGCCATCCAGTCAATAAGCGAAGGGCAGATGACAGCCGCAAGATCACTGGGGATGACAAAACTCTCCGCAATAAAAAATGTGATCCTGCCGCAGTCTTTCAGGATCGCTCTTCCAGGGTGGTCGAACGAATACCCCAACATACTTACCGATTCCGCGGTATGTTATGCGATAGGAGTTGCAGAACTGCTGACAAGAAGTTCGCAGATCGCATCACAGACATATGAATACACAATTTATCTGGTATGTGCAGTTCTCTTCATCATCCTTAATTATGCAGGGACAAAGGGACTTCTTATTCTTGAGAACAGGATTGCAATACCAGGATTTTCCGGAAGCGGAGATGAAAAGCAGGTGTTCCTATGA
- a CDS encoding FmdE family protein yields the protein MNYNRLRWLFCICLALVLCAPAVSASTNAYHMEALGEFAATIAMDEIDFDYGDSDVVVLTDAGRVVVDGQTTEKVISGITKVSGLQNGDSTLFQINRADWKDLWFYFYNRDTGKGLYLVPKEGYFRLTDAAVESLPPENAFSTIEVVSGDIYQMLEDTNAGNKTQEVLGADAFSLLSLANAWAYGAPYDLMNAASLHNHFCPGVSSGYILAKYVEENMPLTDETSYVVVSCPTWCKEDIYNVLWDMTPGKGGVDTSAVFTNEDQTYLTEKYGIRPAGIFVLWNSQENSGKGIALGFRFDDSEWTGPSWGSKIYQTVDMVQNLNNPGDYVEVMEEFTVDADLLAELENPLNNPYEVVGMMD from the coding sequence ATGAATTATAATCGTTTAAGATGGTTATTCTGTATTTGTCTGGCACTCGTCCTGTGTGCACCTGCGGTTTCAGCATCGACAAATGCATATCATATGGAAGCGCTTGGGGAATTTGCTGCAACTATTGCAATGGACGAGATTGATTTTGATTATGGCGATTCCGATGTCGTAGTACTTACAGATGCGGGTCGTGTAGTTGTAGACGGTCAGACTACAGAGAAGGTGATTTCAGGGATTACCAAAGTCTCAGGCCTTCAGAACGGTGACAGCACATTATTCCAGATAAACCGTGCTGACTGGAAGGATCTCTGGTTCTATTTCTATAATAGGGATACAGGAAAAGGACTGTACCTTGTGCCTAAAGAGGGTTATTTCAGGCTCACCGATGCAGCAGTGGAGTCATTGCCTCCTGAAAATGCCTTCTCAACTATAGAAGTGGTTTCCGGAGATATCTACCAGATGCTTGAAGATACAAATGCCGGGAACAAAACACAGGAAGTACTTGGTGCTGATGCATTCTCTCTCCTCTCTCTGGCGAATGCATGGGCATACGGAGCCCCGTACGATCTGATGAATGCGGCCTCGCTCCATAATCATTTCTGCCCCGGGGTATCAAGCGGGTACATTCTTGCAAAGTATGTAGAGGAGAACATGCCGCTGACTGATGAGACGTCATACGTTGTTGTATCGTGCCCGACATGGTGCAAAGAGGATATATATAATGTTCTCTGGGATATGACTCCCGGAAAGGGAGGAGTGGATACTTCGGCTGTATTTACGAATGAAGACCAGACATACCTGACGGAAAAATATGGTATCCGTCCTGCAGGAATATTTGTTCTCTGGAACAGTCAGGAGAACAGCGGGAAAGGTATCGCTCTGGGATTCCGGTTTGACGATTCAGAGTGGACCGGTCCTTCCTGGGGGAGTAAAATATACCAGACCGTGGATATGGTGCAGAATCTTAATAATCCTGGTGATTATGTCGAAGTGATGGAAGAGTTTACGGTAGATGCTGATCTGCTGGCCGAACTTGAGAATCCGCTGAACAATCCGTATGAAGTTGTAGGAATGATGGATTAA
- the ilvC gene encoding ketol-acid reductoisomerase codes for MINKYYESDADLGNLSGKTIAVMGYGSQGRGQALNLRDSGLDVIIGIRPGKSRDQAVADGLEALDVSKAAERADIIMILLPDEIQGIVYKNEIAPYLTENKCLMFSHGFNIHFGQIVPPANVDVIMVAPKGPGHMVRRTYEEGKGVPALIAIHQEYTGKAKEIALAYAKGIGATRAVVLETSFREETETDLFGEQAVLCGGTTSLIKAGFETLVKAGYAPEMAYLEVLHEMKLIVDLIYEGGFTKMRDSISNTAQYGDITRGPRVIGAESKAAMEQILKEIQSGAFTKEWMLENAVNRPMFNALTRADEEHLIEKVGAEIRGMMPQFRK; via the coding sequence ATGATCAACAAATATTACGAATCGGACGCTGATCTGGGGAATTTGTCCGGAAAGACAATAGCCGTTATGGGATACGGCTCCCAGGGACGAGGACAGGCCTTAAATCTAAGAGACAGCGGTCTTGATGTCATCATCGGCATAAGGCCCGGCAAAAGCAGGGATCAGGCAGTAGCCGACGGGCTCGAAGCTCTCGACGTTTCAAAGGCCGCAGAGAGAGCCGACATTATCATGATCCTGCTCCCCGACGAGATCCAGGGGATCGTATACAAAAACGAGATCGCGCCATATCTCACCGAGAACAAATGCCTGATGTTCTCACACGGATTCAATATTCACTTCGGGCAGATCGTCCCGCCGGCCAACGTCGATGTCATTATGGTCGCGCCCAAAGGCCCCGGGCATATGGTCAGGAGGACATACGAGGAAGGAAAGGGTGTCCCCGCACTGATCGCTATCCACCAGGAATATACCGGAAAGGCAAAAGAGATCGCCCTTGCCTACGCGAAAGGTATCGGTGCAACAAGAGCTGTCGTGCTCGAGACGTCGTTCCGCGAGGAGACAGAGACTGATCTCTTCGGAGAGCAGGCGGTTCTCTGTGGCGGAACAACCTCGCTTATCAAGGCGGGATTCGAGACGCTCGTCAAGGCAGGATATGCTCCGGAGATGGCATACCTCGAGGTCCTTCACGAAATGAAGTTGATCGTGGACCTGATCTACGAAGGCGGATTTACGAAGATGAGAGACTCGATCTCCAATACCGCACAGTACGGAGACATTACAAGGGGCCCAAGAGTAATCGGTGCAGAGAGCAAGGCGGCGATGGAGCAGATCCTAAAAGAGATCCAGTCAGGCGCCTTCACAAAGGAGTGGATGCTTGAAAATGCCGTCAACAGACCGATGTTCAACGCACTCACAAGGGCGGACGAAGAGCACCTTATCGAGAAGGTGGGTGCAGAGATAAGAGGCATGATGCCCCAGTTCCGTAAATAA
- the cas1 gene encoding CRISPR-associated endonuclease Cas1, which translates to MFSPDIPWHVVWGFGGHIKSTATTLIILNKSDVEEIPIKSVDHLLVVGGHNIHTSAIIHLLRQNSSVSFFDADGTPVGVLRPFGRKPDEEMAELQSEVSSYNSAAEIVRSSIKARIMMIEKAGGEIDRELYYKGEDEILFTSLEEIDYLIKMEELRRIQKFTSDMYYEIMGRCLTPSHGFKRRTSRPHVDPVNSLLSLGYSILFGNCCVPLVGAYLDVDKGILREGTNSLILDLIDPLKPFMVDSVVFSIAREYLTDDMYETNTKRCHLDQGTLRLLSNALKSSIDQRKIEENVMSYRDSLINRRPLRFSY; encoded by the coding sequence ATGTTCAGTCCAGATATTCCATGGCATGTAGTGTGGGGTTTCGGGGGCCATATCAAGTCCACGGCAACAACACTCATTATCCTGAATAAATCTGATGTCGAAGAGATTCCTATAAAATCCGTCGATCACCTGCTTGTTGTGGGAGGCCATAATATCCATACTTCCGCAATAATTCATCTTTTAAGGCAGAATTCATCGGTTTCGTTCTTCGATGCCGACGGTACACCCGTAGGAGTTCTAAGGCCCTTCGGGAGAAAACCCGATGAGGAGATGGCAGAACTCCAGTCAGAAGTTTCTTCCTATAACAGCGCCGCTGAAATTGTACGGTCGTCAATAAAGGCGAGGATTATGATGATCGAAAAAGCTGGTGGTGAAATAGACCGGGAACTCTATTACAAGGGAGAGGACGAGATCCTTTTCACGAGCCTGGAGGAGATCGACTATCTCATAAAGATGGAAGAGCTTAGAAGAATCCAGAAATTTACTTCTGACATGTATTATGAGATTATGGGGAGATGTCTTACTCCGTCTCACGGGTTTAAAAGAAGAACATCCCGCCCGCACGTGGACCCTGTAAACTCTCTGCTTTCGCTTGGCTATTCGATCCTTTTCGGGAACTGTTGTGTGCCGCTTGTAGGTGCGTACCTTGATGTCGACAAGGGAATTCTTCGCGAGGGGACAAATTCTCTTATTCTTGATCTTATAGATCCTTTGAAGCCTTTCATGGTGGATTCTGTTGTATTTTCAATTGCACGCGAATACCTTACGGATGATATGTACGAAACAAATACGAAGAGGTGCCATCTTGATCAGGGAACTCTGCGTTTGTTATCCAATGCTCTTAAAAGTTCAATTGATCAGAGGAAGATCGAGGAGAACGTAATGTCCTACCGCGATTCGCTTATAAACAGAAGACCGCTGAGGTTTTCTTACTGA
- a CDS encoding amino acid ABC transporter ATP-binding protein — protein sequence MSEEYILRVEDIHKKYGNSEVLKGVSFNVKKGETLVFIGPSGTGKSTLLRCINQLTVPEKGQVFLRDEEVTNSGSKINYFRQKIGMVFQNFCLFDHLTAVRNVEIALIKVKGMKPEVAREKALYELRQVGMEDWADHYPAELSGGQAQRVSIARALAMDPDVILFDEPTSALDPELTREVLEVMKKLAQEGMTMLVVTHEMGFACNVANRIIFMENGNIVEEGSPGELLEGEDTSRTKQFIGGLGMKAD from the coding sequence ATGAGTGAAGAATATATTCTGAGAGTAGAAGATATCCACAAGAAATACGGGAACTCTGAGGTCCTGAAGGGTGTTTCATTCAATGTCAAAAAAGGAGAAACACTTGTATTTATCGGACCTTCAGGTACGGGAAAAAGTACGCTTTTACGCTGTATTAACCAGCTTACAGTTCCTGAAAAAGGGCAGGTTTTTCTGAGAGACGAGGAAGTCACAAACTCAGGATCTAAGATCAACTACTTCAGGCAGAAGATCGGAATGGTCTTCCAAAACTTCTGTCTCTTCGACCACCTGACAGCAGTCAGGAATGTTGAGATCGCACTGATAAAAGTTAAGGGAATGAAACCTGAAGTGGCCAGAGAGAAGGCTCTTTATGAACTCCGGCAGGTAGGGATGGAGGACTGGGCGGATCATTACCCGGCCGAACTTTCTGGCGGACAGGCACAGAGAGTCTCGATCGCACGTGCGCTTGCAATGGATCCTGACGTCATTCTGTTTGATGAGCCGACCTCCGCCCTTGACCCCGAACTCACACGTGAAGTTCTTGAAGTCATGAAGAAACTTGCGCAGGAAGGAATGACAATGCTTGTTGTCACCCATGAGATGGGCTTTGCCTGCAACGTCGCAAACAGAATAATATTCATGGAGAATGGTAATATCGTCGAAGAAGGAAGTCCGGGAGAACTCCTTGAAGGTGAAGATACCTCAAGGACAAAACAGT
- the ilvB gene encoding biosynthetic-type acetolactate synthase large subunit, producing MKTGARILIDSLKEQGVDIIFGYPGGSVLPIYDELYDADIRHILVRHEQAAVHAADGYARASGRVGVCLSTSGPGACNLVSGIATANMDSVPIVALTGQVPTAMLGNDAFQESDITGITMPVTKHNFLVNDTVRIPQVIAEAFYIAGTGRQGPVLVDLPKDVLMKSVSPEEILPGIPDLKGYKPTYHGHPRQIKKALDLLRESKKPVIYAGGGIVASGASEALCRFAEEMEIPVTTTMMGLGAIPSDHPLNLGMLGMHGTKYANYAVTGCDLLFTIGARFDDRVTGKIDEFAPGAKIIHIDIDPAEIGKNKAVDVPIVGDAKVVLDDIIERLTPEDRVIRTAWLEETGKWKKDHPLTCGNGGGLHPQQIIREISTLLDGGGIIVSEVGQNQMWAAQHYGFKKPRHWISSGGLGTMGYGFPAAIGAWFARPEEKIVLIAGDGSFQMNIQELGTVAQYKVPVKMMILNNMYLGMVRQWQELFYDKRYSYTELPSVDFVGIAKAYGVPGRIVESETDIVPALKESFESDGPFLIDFRIEREENVFPMVPAGAAIKDMIGEHVEQEDD from the coding sequence ATGAAAACAGGAGCACGGATTCTGATTGACAGCCTGAAGGAGCAGGGTGTCGATATAATATTCGGATACCCGGGAGGTTCGGTCCTCCCGATATACGACGAGCTTTATGATGCCGATATCAGGCACATACTGGTAAGGCACGAACAGGCAGCTGTGCATGCGGCCGACGGTTATGCACGTGCGAGCGGCCGTGTGGGTGTGTGCCTCTCCACCTCCGGTCCGGGCGCCTGCAATCTTGTATCCGGGATTGCCACAGCAAACATGGACTCCGTTCCCATCGTCGCCCTCACCGGTCAGGTTCCTACAGCCATGCTCGGAAACGATGCGTTCCAGGAGTCCGACATCACCGGGATCACGATGCCCGTGACAAAGCACAACTTCCTCGTCAATGATACGGTCAGGATCCCGCAGGTGATAGCCGAGGCGTTCTACATCGCAGGTACGGGGAGACAGGGGCCGGTACTCGTCGATCTTCCGAAGGATGTCCTGATGAAGAGTGTGTCCCCTGAAGAGATCCTTCCTGGAATTCCGGACCTGAAGGGGTACAAACCTACATATCACGGTCACCCGCGTCAGATAAAAAAAGCGCTTGACCTGCTGAGAGAATCGAAGAAGCCGGTTATATATGCCGGCGGGGGTATCGTTGCATCGGGAGCCTCCGAAGCGCTCTGCAGGTTTGCGGAGGAGATGGAGATCCCGGTTACGACAACTATGATGGGGCTTGGCGCAATCCCCTCCGATCATCCCTTAAACCTGGGTATGCTCGGTATGCACGGGACAAAGTATGCGAACTATGCCGTTACAGGATGCGATCTCCTCTTCACGATCGGCGCCCGCTTTGATGACAGGGTAACCGGGAAGATCGATGAGTTCGCCCCTGGAGCAAAGATCATCCACATCGACATCGACCCTGCCGAGATCGGGAAGAACAAGGCGGTCGATGTCCCCATCGTAGGGGACGCAAAGGTCGTCCTTGACGATATTATAGAGAGGCTCACCCCTGAGGATCGTGTCATCCGGACCGCGTGGCTGGAAGAGACAGGCAAATGGAAGAAGGATCATCCTCTCACCTGCGGGAACGGCGGAGGGCTCCATCCGCAGCAGATAATCCGCGAGATCTCCACGCTCCTCGACGGCGGCGGGATCATCGTCAGCGAGGTCGGGCAGAACCAGATGTGGGCGGCCCAGCATTACGGCTTCAAAAAACCCAGGCATTGGATCAGCTCGGGAGGTCTCGGGACGATGGGATATGGGTTCCCTGCGGCTATCGGCGCATGGTTCGCACGCCCGGAGGAGAAAATAGTCCTGATCGCAGGCGACGGAAGCTTCCAGATGAATATCCAGGAGCTCGGAACGGTCGCCCAGTACAAGGTTCCGGTCAAGATGATGATCTTAAACAACATGTATCTCGGGATGGTGCGACAGTGGCAGGAGCTCTTCTACGATAAGAGATACTCGTATACCGAGCTTCCTTCTGTCGACTTCGTAGGTATTGCGAAGGCATACGGGGTTCCCGGGAGAATTGTGGAATCCGAAACGGATATCGTTCCCGCCCTGAAGGAATCGTTTGAGAGCGATGGTCCCTTCCTCATCGACTTCAGGATCGAGCGTGAGGAGAATGTATTCCCTATGGTCCCTGCAGGAGCGGCGATAAAGGATATGATCGGCGAACACGTTGAGCAGGAGGACGACTGA
- a CDS encoding acylphosphatase — protein sequence MAQDTDASGITEEQTPRLKTIEAYVTGKVQGVGFRACVRRIASQLSITGEVMNLEDGRVCIRASGDDIIIDKFLSSLQECPRAHIRDIDIYEKEPMDYEDFEIVRVY from the coding sequence ATGGCTCAGGATACAGATGCTTCCGGGATAACTGAAGAGCAGACCCCAAGATTAAAAACAATAGAGGCATATGTTACCGGCAAAGTTCAGGGCGTAGGATTCCGGGCATGCGTCAGGAGGATAGCTTCGCAGCTTTCGATAACCGGTGAAGTCATGAATCTTGAAGACGGCAGGGTCTGTATCAGGGCGAGCGGAGACGATATAATTATTGACAAATTCCTCTCGTCCCTTCAGGAATGCCCGAGAGCACATATAAGAGACATTGACATCTATGAAAAAGAGCCAATGGATTACGAAGATTTCGAGATCGTCAGGGTTTACTGA